The following are encoded together in the Ktedonobacterales bacterium genome:
- a CDS encoding MFS transporter: protein MKEHISLEDRPAEQAASLRWAVGLAFVAFILIGASDGAFGVLLPSLRTHYGVDKATIGLLFLAGAAGYLAAAFNSGPLAGRLGYRRFLMVGAASLLLGATTYSLMPPFGVVLLASLLIGFGAGSIDAGLNAYIAALPDNTAKLNYLHAFYGAGAWLGPVVASGLLAAQLGWNNVYLVWMALSLAVLIGFGLAFEGRRAAPRKATERGGRGLLMTALKLRVVWLGALFLFFYVGAEVSLGSWSYSFLTEERHGATLLSGWAVSGYWLGLTLGRVTLANLARRVGNKRLIEGCLAGVLLGVLLIWLAPFNAVSAFGLGLTGFSLGPIFPTTIALMSELVEASVLPSAIGFLASLGSMGAAFFPWLAGNLAQRVGLWSLLPYCMLLSGVMLGIWLALQARPGPRHCCTPS, encoded by the coding sequence TTGAAAGAGCATATCTCCCTTGAGGATCGGCCAGCAGAGCAAGCGGCTTCGCTGCGCTGGGCAGTGGGGCTGGCGTTTGTCGCGTTTATCTTGATCGGGGCCAGCGATGGCGCGTTTGGCGTATTGCTTCCCAGCCTGCGCACCCATTACGGAGTGGATAAGGCGACGATTGGCCTGCTCTTTCTGGCCGGAGCCGCTGGCTATCTGGCCGCTGCCTTCAACAGCGGGCCGCTGGCGGGCAGGCTGGGCTATCGCCGCTTCTTGATGGTGGGCGCGGCCAGCCTGTTGCTGGGGGCGACGACGTATAGCCTGATGCCGCCGTTTGGCGTGGTTCTGCTGGCGTCGCTGCTCATTGGCTTTGGGGCTGGCAGCATAGATGCCGGGCTGAACGCCTATATCGCTGCGCTGCCCGACAATACCGCTAAACTCAATTATCTCCACGCATTTTATGGCGCGGGCGCCTGGCTTGGCCCGGTGGTCGCGTCGGGGCTGTTGGCGGCGCAGCTTGGCTGGAACAACGTCTATCTGGTCTGGATGGCGCTGAGCCTGGCGGTGCTGATCGGCTTTGGCCTGGCCTTCGAGGGCCGACGCGCGGCTCCACGCAAAGCGACAGAGCGCGGCGGGCGCGGGCTGCTGATGACGGCTCTCAAGCTGCGCGTGGTCTGGCTGGGCGCGCTGTTCTTGTTCTTCTACGTTGGGGCGGAGGTGAGCCTGGGAAGCTGGAGCTATAGCTTTCTGACCGAGGAGCGGCATGGCGCGACGCTGTTATCCGGCTGGGCGGTCAGCGGCTACTGGCTGGGGCTGACGCTGGGGAGGGTGACGCTGGCGAACCTGGCGCGGCGCGTGGGCAACAAGCGCCTGATCGAAGGCTGTCTGGCAGGTGTGCTGCTGGGGGTGCTGCTCATCTGGCTCGCGCCGTTCAACGCGGTTTCGGCCTTTGGCCTGGGGCTGACGGGCTTCAGCCTGGGGCCAATCTTCCCCACAACCATTGCGCTGATGTCTGAACTGGTCGAGGCGAGTGTTCTGCCCAGCGCGATTGGCTTTCTTGCCAGCCTGGGCAGCATGGGCGCGGCGTTCTTTCCCTGGCTGGCGGGCAATCTGGCGCAGCGGGTGGGCTTGTGGTCGCTGCTGCCCTATTGCATGCTGCTCAGCGGTGTCATGCTGGGCATCTGGCTGGCCTTGCAGGCGCGGCCAGGCCCGCGACACTGCTGTACCCCCTCTTAA
- a CDS encoding CHAT domain-containing protein codes for MQYLDFDLEIGPGHGRAYPVAVMRSPAGEAHGMMHFPFDEATLKERLDQVQTALDSAGQGRRQAAQAVQDFGQRLFEALFTGDIRSCFDVSQREAARQDDRGLRVKLHIQTPGLAALPWEFLYDVRQGEYVCLSRQTPIVRYLELPQLVQPLQVKPPLHILCMIASPSDQAALDITREQGRVQEALKGLVADGLVELTWLEGQTWRDLQRAMRGGPWHIFHFIGHGGVDPTTGEGLLALADEQGKTSLMTATQMSHLLSDHRSLRLALLNACEGAQGNERDLFSSTAATLARRGIPAVLAMQYAISDRAAIECTRSFYEALADSLPVDAAVSEARKAITLEIANTLEWATPVLYMRSPDGALFDIEKQAASQPGQTPAAQATATVQAAPKSEIGKLLCTYAGHDNQVFHLGWSPDGTRMASVQRFDSVVHVWDTDVGGRLLTYEGHTDSVNSVAWSPDSTRIASTSWDGTIHIWEAESGNLLRTYSGHEGRVFDAAWSADGKRIASVGQDEQAHIWGVATGALITSWSGQSPLAWSPDGAHVACRSGESNARIYSASSGAYLFGLDFPDVFYALAWSPDGEMIASAGEGGVIRIWKPRGGGQWSFSEGEDIVMALAWSADSKRLATGGYDGFVHIWDADSLQKLFTYKGHEGDTVVTDVAWSADGKRIASASWDGTVQIWSAE; via the coding sequence ATGCAGTATCTGGATTTTGACCTGGAAATCGGCCCAGGACACGGGCGGGCGTATCCGGTGGCGGTCATGCGCTCACCTGCGGGCGAAGCGCATGGCATGATGCACTTCCCCTTTGATGAAGCTACGCTGAAAGAGCGTCTTGATCAGGTGCAGACGGCTCTGGACAGCGCAGGCCAGGGGCGCCGCCAGGCAGCGCAGGCAGTGCAGGACTTTGGGCAGCGCCTTTTTGAGGCGCTGTTTACCGGCGATATTCGCAGCTGCTTCGATGTGAGCCAGCGCGAGGCGGCTCGGCAGGATGATCGCGGCCTACGAGTGAAGCTGCACATTCAGACGCCGGGCCTGGCGGCGCTGCCCTGGGAGTTTCTCTATGATGTGCGCCAGGGGGAATATGTCTGCCTGTCGCGCCAGACACCGATAGTGCGCTATCTGGAACTGCCGCAGTTGGTCCAGCCGCTTCAAGTGAAGCCCCCGTTGCATATTCTCTGCATGATTGCCAGCCCCAGCGACCAGGCTGCCCTGGATATAACGCGCGAGCAAGGGCGTGTTCAGGAAGCCCTCAAAGGGCTGGTGGCCGATGGCCTGGTGGAACTGACCTGGCTGGAAGGCCAGACCTGGCGCGACCTTCAGCGGGCGATGCGCGGCGGACCCTGGCACATCTTCCATTTCATCGGGCATGGCGGCGTTGATCCCACGACGGGCGAGGGGCTGCTGGCCCTGGCGGATGAGCAAGGCAAGACGAGCCTGATGACCGCGACTCAGATGAGCCATTTGTTATCGGATCACCGTTCGCTGCGCCTGGCCTTACTGAATGCGTGCGAGGGCGCGCAAGGAAACGAGCGCGATCTGTTCTCCAGCACAGCGGCGACGCTGGCGCGGCGGGGCATTCCAGCGGTGCTGGCGATGCAGTACGCCATCAGTGACCGCGCCGCGATTGAATGCACACGCTCTTTTTATGAGGCGCTGGCCGACAGCCTGCCGGTGGATGCGGCGGTGAGCGAGGCGCGCAAAGCGATTACGCTGGAGATTGCCAACACGCTGGAATGGGCCACGCCCGTCCTATATATGCGTTCGCCGGATGGCGCGCTGTTTGATATTGAGAAGCAGGCCGCCAGCCAGCCTGGGCAGACCCCCGCAGCGCAGGCGACTGCGACGGTTCAGGCTGCGCCGAAAAGCGAGATCGGCAAACTGCTCTGCACGTATGCGGGGCATGATAATCAGGTGTTTCACCTGGGCTGGTCGCCCGATGGGACGCGCATGGCATCTGTCCAGCGTTTCGATTCCGTCGTCCATGTTTGGGATACTGACGTGGGTGGGCGCCTTCTCACCTACGAGGGCCATACGGATTCGGTCAATTCTGTCGCCTGGTCGCCCGATAGCACACGCATCGCTTCCACCAGTTGGGATGGCACGATTCATATCTGGGAGGCGGAGAGCGGCAACCTGCTGCGTACCTACAGCGGCCACGAAGGGCGCGTTTTTGACGCCGCGTGGTCTGCTGATGGCAAGCGCATCGCGTCCGTAGGCCAGGATGAGCAGGCGCATATCTGGGGTGTTGCCACCGGCGCCCTCATCACCAGTTGGTCCGGTCAGTCTCCGTTGGCCTGGTCGCCCGATGGCGCGCATGTTGCCTGCCGCAGTGGTGAATCGAACGCGCGTATCTATTCTGCCAGCAGCGGCGCCTATCTCTTTGGGCTAGATTTTCCTGACGTGTTCTACGCGCTGGCCTGGTCTCCCGATGGAGAGATGATCGCTTCGGCGGGCGAGGGCGGCGTGATTCGCATCTGGAAACCGAGAGGTGGCGGGCAATGGAGTTTTTCCGAGGGCGAAGACATCGTGATGGCGCTGGCCTGGTCTGCCGATAGCAAGCGTCTCGCCACCGGGGGCTATGATGGCTTTGTCCACATCTGGGATGCCGATTCGTTGCAGAAGCTCTTCACCTACAAGGGCCATGAAGGCGATACCGTCGTCACTGATGTGGCCTGGTCTGCTGATGGCAAACGCATCGCTTCGGCCAGTTGGGATGGGACGGTGCAAATCTGGTCGGCAGAATAA